From one Candidatus Caldatribacterium sp. genomic stretch:
- a CDS encoding branched-chain amino acid ABC transporter permease: protein MRKNLLLTLFLFALLMVGVAMAERYLNAYLVRILNTACIYVVAAVAYNLINGVTGQFSLGPNAFMAIGGYTVALLMLPLAQKKEVYFLQPLIWPLNAFSFPPSLFILALFLGGLLASLFALLIGIPTLRLRGDYLAIATFGFGEIVIVLANNLIPVTNGALGIKGIPEYTNLWWTASWAFWTVFMIKNLVNSSFGRALKAIRENEIAAEAMGVNLFRHKLLAFVLSGFFAGVAGGLFVTLISTVSPTLFTFSMTFNLLIIIVLGGLGSITGSTVTAILFAFLQELLREVEAPHTIGSWTFPGIPGMRMVVFSVILVILMIFYRRGLFGQRELSFEDILSLFRRGRKAHV, encoded by the coding sequence ATGAGGAAGAACTTGCTCCTCACCCTTTTTCTTTTTGCGCTCCTTATGGTTGGCGTTGCCATGGCGGAGCGTTACCTGAATGCATACCTTGTCCGAATCCTGAATACTGCCTGCATTTACGTTGTTGCTGCAGTGGCGTACAATCTCATCAACGGTGTTACGGGCCAATTCTCCTTGGGTCCCAATGCTTTCATGGCCATCGGGGGATACACCGTGGCACTCCTCATGCTTCCCCTTGCTCAGAAAAAGGAAGTGTACTTTCTTCAACCCCTTATCTGGCCCCTGAACGCTTTTTCCTTTCCCCCTTCGCTCTTTATCCTGGCACTTTTTCTTGGAGGGCTCTTGGCCTCTCTTTTTGCTCTCCTCATCGGGATTCCCACCCTTCGTCTCCGAGGAGATTACCTTGCCATTGCTACTTTTGGGTTTGGGGAGATCGTGATAGTTCTGGCGAACAACCTCATACCGGTGACCAACGGCGCTCTTGGCATCAAGGGGATTCCTGAGTACACCAATCTCTGGTGGACGGCGAGCTGGGCCTTTTGGACGGTGTTCATGATTAAAAATCTCGTGAACTCAAGTTTTGGACGGGCCCTGAAGGCAATCCGGGAGAACGAAATCGCCGCCGAGGCCATGGGGGTGAACCTTTTTCGGCACAAGCTCCTTGCCTTTGTGCTCAGTGGATTCTTCGCAGGTGTGGCGGGAGGGCTCTTCGTCACCCTTATTAGCACTGTCTCGCCAACCCTTTTCACCTTCAGCATGACTTTTAACCTCCTCATCATCATTGTTCTTGGAGGACTCGGGAGCATCACCGGGTCTACGGTCACCGCGATACTCTTTGCCTTCCTCCAGGAGCTCCTCCGAGAAGTCGAGGCTCCTCACACCATCGGTTCCTGGACTTTCCCTGGCATCCCGGGCATGCGCATGGTGGTCTTTTCAGTGATCCTCGTGATTCTCATGATTTTCTACCGCCGGGGGCTTTTCGGACAGAGAGAGCTCTCTTTCGAAGACATCCTCTCCCTTTTCCGAAGGGGGAGAAAAGCCCATGTCTGA
- a CDS encoding ABC transporter ATP-binding protein, whose product MSERKEVLRVDRVTIAFGGLVAVNDFSLTLWEGDLVGLIGPNGAGKTTVFNIISGQYLPTSGQVFFYGRNITGLSPDRITALGIARTFQNIRLFGRLTVLENVLVSFHVRFPHSFLASMFSLPSTWRTEEKLKKEAYALLEAVDLLDVACEEAQALPYGEQRRLEIARALATKPRLLLLDEPAAGMNPQETLELMRFIQRIRQDFHLTILLIEHDMKVVMGICERVAVMDFGSKIAEGTPEEIQKDPRVIEAYLGVRSA is encoded by the coding sequence ATGTCTGAGCGGAAAGAGGTTCTCAGGGTCGATCGGGTGACCATAGCCTTTGGTGGGCTTGTAGCGGTAAATGATTTCTCTTTGACCCTTTGGGAAGGGGATCTTGTAGGCCTCATTGGGCCAAATGGGGCGGGAAAGACCACGGTTTTCAACATCATCAGTGGCCAGTATCTTCCAACAAGTGGCCAGGTCTTCTTCTATGGGAGGAATATCACCGGCCTCTCTCCTGACCGCATTACCGCCCTTGGCATCGCTCGAACGTTCCAAAATATTCGGCTCTTTGGGCGCCTGACGGTTCTCGAGAACGTCCTTGTTTCCTTCCACGTCCGTTTCCCTCATTCCTTCCTTGCCTCGATGTTTTCTCTGCCTTCGACTTGGCGTACCGAAGAAAAACTCAAGAAGGAGGCATACGCCCTCCTTGAGGCAGTGGACCTCCTTGATGTAGCCTGCGAGGAAGCTCAGGCCTTGCCGTACGGGGAGCAGCGACGTCTTGAGATCGCCCGAGCACTGGCCACAAAACCAAGACTCCTCCTCCTTGATGAACCGGCAGCAGGGATGAATCCCCAGGAAACCCTTGAACTCATGCGCTTCATCCAGCGCATTCGGCAGGACTTTCACTTGACCATTCTCCTCATCGAGCACGATATGAAGGTGGTCATGGGAATTTGCGAGCGGGTGGCTGTCATGGACTTCGGCTCGAAAATCGCCGAAGGCACACCGGAAGAAATCCAGAAAGACCCGCGAGTTATCGAAGCGTACCTGGGGGTTCGGAGCGCATGA
- a CDS encoding branched-chain amino acid ABC transporter permease, whose product MQWTALFQQFMNGVSVGSLYALLAIGYTLVYGILGLINFAHSDVFMLGTYFAFFMIGVFLLPWWLSVLIGVALCSLVGMSIERVAYRPLRNAPRISALITAVGVSFFIENLGLVTVGARPKGFPRPDLMKNVYTILGARIQGVTFWVPVISVLILLALFYIVYRTKIGMAMRAVSRDMETTRLMGVDVDRVILYTFALGSALAGVGGVLWACKYPQINPLMGIFPGWKAFTAAVVGGIGNVVGAMLGGFIIGLAEILIVAFFPGLTGYRDAFVFTILIIFLLVKPGGLMGEATKEKV is encoded by the coding sequence ATGCAGTGGACAGCTCTTTTCCAGCAGTTCATGAACGGTGTCTCTGTGGGGAGTTTGTACGCTCTCCTTGCCATTGGGTATACCCTTGTTTACGGCATTCTCGGGCTCATCAATTTCGCCCACAGCGATGTCTTCATGCTGGGGACATACTTTGCCTTCTTCATGATAGGCGTTTTTCTCCTCCCCTGGTGGCTTTCGGTCCTCATCGGTGTAGCGCTGTGCTCCCTTGTGGGGATGAGTATCGAGCGGGTTGCGTACCGACCCCTCCGGAACGCTCCCCGAATCTCGGCTCTCATTACCGCAGTGGGTGTGTCTTTCTTCATTGAAAATCTCGGCCTTGTAACTGTCGGAGCTCGTCCAAAGGGTTTCCCCCGTCCAGACCTCATGAAGAATGTGTACACCATTCTCGGGGCCCGCATCCAGGGGGTGACCTTCTGGGTCCCGGTCATCAGTGTTCTGATTCTCCTTGCCCTCTTCTACATCGTATACCGCACGAAGATAGGCATGGCCATGCGGGCTGTTTCCCGAGACATGGAAACGACACGGCTCATGGGGGTCGATGTGGACCGCGTCATCCTCTATACCTTTGCCTTGGGTTCAGCCCTTGCAGGTGTTGGTGGCGTCCTCTGGGCATGCAAGTACCCTCAAATCAACCCCCTCATGGGAATCTTTCCCGGATGGAAGGCGTTCACCGCTGCGGTGGTGGGAGGCATCGGGAACGTCGTGGGAGCTATGCTTGGAGGATTCATCATTGGCCTTGCAGAGATCCTCATTGTGGCCTTTTTCCCAGGGCTTACGGGATACCGAGATGCCTTTGTCTTTACGATTCTCATTATCTTTCTCCTTGTGAAACCCGGTGGTCTCATGGGTGAAGCGACCAAGGAAAAGGTGTAG